The following proteins are co-located in the Microbacterium immunditiarum genome:
- a CDS encoding phosphodiesterase, translating to MRTAEHAAPERTLLHISDTHLRGPGPRLFDSVDGAANLARALDAIEASGVAPDAIVFTGDLADLGEPSAYQDLRSLVEPFAERIGARVLWVMGNHDDRAAFRRGLFGEDRGAGDLLRPFDRVDELDGLRVITLDTTVPGHHHGEVTDEQLEWLAAELATPAPLGTILAMHHPPIPSVLALAASVELRDQSRLARVLRGTDVRAIIAGHLHYSTFATFAGIPVSVASSTCYAQDLTVPVGGTRPQDGAQAFNLVHVYDDTLVHSVVPLDAPKPLEHIDAAEAQRRLRVAGIADVSRASRDAPTEPIPVLR from the coding sequence ATGCGCACCGCCGAGCATGCGGCACCCGAGCGCACGCTGTTGCACATCAGTGACACCCATCTTCGCGGGCCCGGACCGCGGCTGTTCGACAGTGTCGACGGCGCCGCCAACCTGGCCCGCGCGCTCGACGCGATCGAGGCGTCGGGCGTGGCTCCCGACGCGATCGTCTTCACCGGCGACCTCGCCGATCTCGGCGAGCCGAGCGCCTACCAGGACCTCCGCAGTCTCGTCGAGCCGTTCGCCGAGCGGATCGGCGCGCGCGTGCTGTGGGTCATGGGCAATCACGACGACCGCGCGGCGTTCCGCCGGGGTCTCTTCGGCGAAGACAGGGGCGCCGGCGACCTGCTGCGTCCGTTCGACCGTGTCGACGAGCTCGACGGCCTGCGCGTCATCACCCTCGACACCACCGTGCCAGGGCATCACCACGGCGAGGTGACCGACGAGCAGCTCGAGTGGCTCGCCGCGGAGCTCGCGACGCCCGCGCCGCTCGGCACGATCCTGGCGATGCACCACCCGCCGATCCCGAGCGTCCTCGCACTCGCGGCGAGCGTCGAGCTGCGAGACCAGTCACGCCTCGCGCGCGTGCTGCGCGGCACCGACGTGCGCGCGATCATCGCGGGCCACCTGCACTACTCGACGTTCGCGACGTTCGCGGGGATCCCCGTCTCGGTCGCGTCGTCGACGTGCTACGCGCAGGACCTGACAGTCCCCGTCGGCGGAACGCGGCCGCAGGACGGCGCGCAGGCGTTCAACCTCGTGCACGTGTATGACGACACGCTCGTCCACTCGGTCGTGCCGCTCGACGCGCCCAAGCCGCTCGAGCACATCGACGCCGCCGAGGCTCAGCGCCGGCTGCGCGTCGCGGGCATCGCCGACGTCAGCCGCGCGTCGAGGGATGCGCCGACCGAGCCGATTCCCGTCCTGCGCTGA
- a CDS encoding stealth conserved region 3 domain-containing protein, with amino-acid sequence MVRLSALPTRREPADDLLTRPDVVLDRGLLHLVHDDVPGWRARIDDLLAVADAFDAADVPLLLIRRDRSTPAIVVDLDRREDAFAALRSLAHDPFYVKGKRRPPVLAADAAPLSSDPFAVRVYRPRITPRRTLRYGASLAARVEFWRFGEVLVEAPDENVLMRRQTPAEDVGFTTVEQHGRVWRTIEGMFDPLPKEFRGDVDIVFSWVDGSTSEFQRQRAAALAEYVVGEGDDSPARYRHVDELRYALRSVYMYAPWVRRIHIATDSPVPGWLTEHPRIRIVRSEEFFADPSTLPTHNSHAVEAQLHRIPGIAEHFLYSNDDMFFGRPVEPELFFTPAGVTKFVESGVRIGTGEPAAHRSGHDNALRVNRALLRERFGRTITRDLEHCAAPLRRSVLAELEREFAEDFARTAATRFRSATDISVTNSLYHYYALMTGRAVATTQPRVQYVQTTTTGQLRKMERLAERRDIDMFCLNDGGTEQDVPEELRVRALRAVLDRMFPVRAPWERADLSAGRESARSAHPSTRG; translated from the coding sequence ATGGTGAGATTGTCCGCACTCCCCACTCGCCGCGAACCCGCAGACGACCTGCTCACGAGGCCGGACGTCGTGCTCGACCGCGGGCTCCTGCACCTCGTGCACGACGACGTCCCCGGATGGCGGGCGCGCATCGACGACCTGCTCGCGGTCGCGGATGCGTTCGACGCCGCCGATGTTCCGCTGCTGCTCATCCGTCGCGACCGCTCGACGCCCGCGATCGTGGTCGATCTCGACCGTCGCGAAGACGCGTTCGCCGCGCTGCGTTCGCTCGCTCACGACCCCTTCTACGTCAAGGGCAAGCGGCGGCCGCCTGTGCTGGCGGCGGATGCCGCGCCCCTGAGCAGCGATCCGTTCGCGGTCCGCGTGTACCGGCCCCGCATCACTCCGCGGCGCACGCTGCGGTACGGGGCGTCCCTCGCCGCGCGCGTCGAGTTCTGGCGCTTCGGCGAGGTCCTCGTGGAGGCGCCCGACGAGAACGTCCTCATGCGCCGCCAGACGCCCGCCGAGGACGTGGGCTTCACGACGGTGGAGCAGCACGGACGCGTGTGGCGCACGATCGAGGGCATGTTCGACCCGCTCCCCAAGGAGTTCCGCGGCGACGTCGACATCGTCTTCTCGTGGGTCGACGGCTCGACGAGCGAATTCCAGCGGCAGCGCGCCGCCGCCCTCGCCGAGTACGTCGTCGGCGAGGGCGACGACTCCCCCGCCCGCTACCGGCACGTCGACGAACTGCGGTACGCGCTGCGGAGCGTGTACATGTACGCCCCGTGGGTGCGGCGCATCCACATCGCGACCGACTCCCCCGTTCCGGGGTGGCTCACGGAGCATCCGCGCATCCGCATCGTGCGAAGCGAGGAGTTCTTCGCCGACCCGTCGACGCTGCCGACCCACAACTCGCACGCGGTCGAGGCGCAGCTGCACCGGATCCCCGGCATCGCCGAGCACTTCCTGTATTCGAACGACGACATGTTCTTCGGTCGGCCTGTCGAGCCCGAGCTCTTCTTCACGCCCGCGGGCGTCACGAAGTTCGTCGAGTCCGGCGTGCGCATCGGCACGGGCGAGCCCGCCGCCCACCGCAGCGGTCACGACAACGCGCTGCGCGTCAACCGCGCGCTCCTGCGCGAGCGGTTCGGGCGCACGATCACCCGTGACCTCGAGCACTGCGCCGCGCCGCTGCGCCGCAGCGTCCTGGCTGAGCTCGAGCGCGAGTTCGCCGAGGACTTCGCGCGCACCGCCGCCACGCGGTTCCGGTCCGCGACCGACATCTCGGTGACGAACAGCCTGTACCACTATTACGCGCTCATGACCGGACGCGCCGTGGCCACGACGCAGCCGCGCGTGCAGTACGTGCAGACCACGACGACGGGCCAGCTGCGCAAGATGGAGCGCCTCGCCGAGCGGCGCGACATCGACATGTTCTGCCTGAATGACGGCGGCACCGAGCAGGACGTGCCCGAGGAGCTCCGCGTGCGGGCCCTGCGGGCCGTGCTGGACCGGATGTTCCCGGTGCGCGCCCCCTGGGAGCGCGCCGACCTCAGCGCAGGACGGGAATCGGCTCGGTCGGCGCATCCCTCGACGCGCGGCTGA
- a CDS encoding aldo/keto reductase: protein MTDAPRFRPDVLDIHRPFSAAGDRYSVADYRQVGASGLYLPPISLGLWWNFGDNIPLDDQRALLRHAFDRGITHFDLANNYGPPYGSAEKNFGRIFAEDFRPYRDELIISSKAGWDMWPGPYGDFASRKYILASADQSLTRMGLDHVDIFYSHRADPVTPIEETVGALDTLVRQGKALYVGISSYSAQRTAVAAACARSMGTPLVIHQPAYSILNRWIEDGLTGLLKKEGLGAIAFTPLAQGLLTSRYLQDGTAQRAQQRSSLPGGRLSDRALSALRSLDVVAKERGQTLAQLAIQWVLREPVVASALIGASRPEQLDENLAALDGPAFTTEELEQIDAAADSIDVDLWAESTEL from the coding sequence ATGACCGACGCACCGCGCTTCCGGCCCGACGTCCTCGACATCCACCGTCCCTTTTCCGCAGCCGGAGATCGGTACTCGGTCGCCGACTATCGCCAGGTGGGGGCGTCTGGTCTCTATCTTCCTCCGATTTCGCTCGGACTGTGGTGGAACTTCGGTGACAACATCCCGCTCGACGACCAGCGGGCGCTGCTGCGGCACGCGTTCGATAGGGGGATCACGCACTTCGACCTCGCGAACAACTACGGGCCGCCGTACGGTTCGGCCGAGAAGAACTTCGGCCGCATCTTCGCGGAGGACTTCCGCCCGTATCGCGACGAGCTGATCATCTCGTCGAAGGCGGGGTGGGACATGTGGCCGGGGCCGTACGGCGACTTCGCGTCGCGCAAGTACATCCTCGCCAGCGCCGACCAGTCGCTCACGCGCATGGGGCTCGACCACGTCGACATCTTCTACTCGCACCGCGCCGACCCGGTCACCCCGATCGAAGAGACGGTCGGCGCCCTCGACACGCTCGTACGGCAGGGCAAGGCCCTCTACGTGGGCATCTCGTCCTACAGCGCGCAGCGCACCGCCGTGGCGGCCGCGTGCGCGCGGTCGATGGGCACGCCCCTGGTCATCCACCAGCCTGCCTACTCGATTCTGAACCGGTGGATCGAGGACGGCCTGACGGGGCTGCTGAAGAAGGAGGGCCTCGGCGCGATCGCCTTCACACCCCTCGCCCAAGGGCTGCTCACGAGCCGGTATCTCCAGGACGGCACGGCGCAGCGCGCTCAGCAGCGGTCGTCTCTCCCGGGCGGCCGACTGAGCGACAGGGCCCTGTCGGCCCTGCGCAGCCTCGATGTCGTCGCGAAGGAGCGCGGGCAGACGCTCGCCCAGCTGGCGATCCAGTGGGTGCTGCGCGAGCCGGTCGTGGCATCCGCCCTCATCGGCGCATCGCGGCCCGAGCAGCTCGACGAGAACCTCGCCGCTCTCGACGGCCCCGCCTTCACGACCGAGGAGCTCGAGCAGATCGACGCGGCGGCCGACAGCATCGACGTGGATCTCTGGGCGGAGTCGACCGAGCTGTGA
- a CDS encoding 4-(cytidine 5'-diphospho)-2-C-methyl-D-erythritol kinase: MSEALATERVHARAPGKLNLFFEVGAVQDDGYHDVASAYQAVSLFEEVWAEPSPEFTVSVSGTVDVAGVPADDRNLALRAARLVAKELGHEGGVHLEIVKRVPVAGGMGGGSADAAAALVACDALWGGELGSAHLQRLGAKLGADVPFALMGGTAIGTGRGDRLSPALAQGRFDWVVVPFEGGLSTPEVYRHLDALREGPDIAPPLRGPSVDTAVLHALRAGDPVALAQCVRNDLQSAALSLQPELRETLELGESAGALAGMVSGSGPTVAFLTLGSEAALDLQVSLTAAGYNALHVHGPVPGARVVG, translated from the coding sequence GTGAGCGAGGCGCTCGCGACGGAGCGCGTCCACGCGAGGGCGCCGGGCAAGCTGAACCTCTTCTTCGAGGTCGGCGCGGTGCAGGACGACGGCTACCACGACGTCGCCTCCGCGTATCAGGCCGTGTCGCTGTTCGAGGAGGTGTGGGCGGAGCCCTCGCCCGAGTTCACGGTGTCGGTCAGCGGCACGGTCGACGTAGCGGGCGTGCCCGCCGACGACCGCAACCTCGCGCTGCGCGCGGCGCGGCTCGTGGCCAAGGAGCTCGGGCACGAGGGCGGCGTGCACCTCGAGATCGTCAAGCGCGTGCCGGTCGCGGGGGGCATGGGCGGAGGGTCGGCGGATGCCGCGGCCGCACTCGTCGCGTGCGACGCGCTGTGGGGCGGCGAGCTCGGCTCCGCGCATCTGCAGCGGCTCGGCGCGAAGCTCGGGGCGGACGTGCCCTTCGCGCTCATGGGCGGCACGGCGATCGGCACCGGACGCGGCGACCGCCTGAGCCCCGCGCTCGCCCAGGGGCGCTTCGACTGGGTCGTCGTGCCCTTCGAGGGCGGCCTGTCGACGCCGGAGGTCTACCGGCACCTCGACGCGCTGCGCGAAGGGCCTGACATCGCCCCGCCGCTGCGCGGCCCGTCGGTCGACACCGCCGTGCTGCACGCGCTGCGCGCGGGAGACCCCGTTGCGCTCGCGCAGTGCGTGCGCAACGACCTGCAGTCCGCCGCGCTGTCGCTGCAGCCCGAGCTGCGCGAGACGCTCGAGCTCGGTGAGAGCGCGGGTGCGCTCGCCGGGATGGTGTCGGGATCGGGTCCGACCGTCGCGTTCCTCACGCTCGGCTCCGAGGCGGCGCTCGACCTGCAGGTCTCGCTCACCGCGGCGGGCTACAACGCCCTCCACGTGCACGGCCCGGTACCGGGGGCGCGCGTCGTCGGGTGA
- a CDS encoding metal-sensitive transcriptional regulator has product MITGTPEEQAATRKRISHRLRRAQGQLTAVIGAIESGGSCRDIVTQLSAVSSALDRAGFAIVSAAMRDCVLDPDAAADAEGLTVEELEKLFMALA; this is encoded by the coding sequence ATGATCACCGGAACACCCGAAGAGCAGGCGGCCACGCGCAAGCGCATCTCCCACCGCCTGCGGCGCGCCCAGGGCCAGCTCACCGCCGTGATCGGCGCGATCGAGTCCGGCGGATCCTGCCGCGACATCGTCACCCAGCTCTCGGCGGTGTCGAGCGCGCTCGACCGCGCGGGCTTCGCCATCGTCTCGGCAGCGATGCGGGACTGCGTGCTCGACCCGGATGCCGCGGCCGATGCCGAAGGCCTCACCGTCGAGGAGCTCGAGAAGCTCTTCATGGCGCTCGCCTGA
- a CDS encoding FAD-dependent oxidoreductase — translation MRIVIVGGVAAGMSTAARARRHDESAEIIVLERGPEVSFANCGLPYYVGGEIEDASALLLHTPETLRASLNLDVRTGHEVVAIDTTTRTVTASSPEGPVTIAYDALVLAPGAAPVRPPLVGLDSPRVHTLRTVGDAVALRDGVESGAQRAVVLGAGFIGLEAAESLRAAGLAVDVVELAPHVLPPLERELATLVRDELVRLGIGVHDGVAADRIDDRPDAASVVLSDGTAIDADLVVLSVGVRPDTAFAESAGIQTVRGAIVVDARGRTSAERVWAAGDATLSTDAVTGVSRPVALAGPANRAGRLIADDIFGMTGARPIPSAAGTAIIRVGELTAAMTGANRASLDAAEIEYRTLHLHPNQHAGYFPGAAPMHLVVHIAASDGRLLGAQAVGVEGVDKRIDVLATALRAGLAAPDLIDLDLAYSPIYGQAKDAVNLVGMVAENVLNGRLRLWYADEVEQVAADALVLDVRTRAEFATGHIPGALNIPHTELRDRLDEVTDAASGRPVRVLCAAGVRANIAHRVLVGAGFDSASLSGGIQTLRQWHGAEIDRIVQTEGVLA, via the coding sequence ATGCGCATCGTGATCGTCGGCGGAGTCGCAGCCGGCATGAGCACCGCCGCCCGCGCGCGGCGGCATGACGAGTCGGCCGAGATCATCGTGCTCGAGCGCGGGCCCGAGGTGTCGTTCGCGAACTGCGGCCTGCCCTACTACGTGGGCGGCGAGATCGAGGACGCATCCGCCCTCCTGCTGCACACGCCCGAGACGCTGCGAGCCTCGCTCAACCTGGACGTGCGCACCGGCCACGAGGTCGTCGCGATCGACACGACCACGCGCACGGTGACCGCGAGCTCGCCCGAGGGTCCTGTCACGATCGCGTACGACGCGCTGGTGCTCGCCCCCGGCGCGGCGCCCGTGCGTCCGCCGCTGGTGGGACTCGACTCCCCACGGGTGCACACCCTGCGCACGGTCGGCGACGCGGTCGCCCTGCGAGACGGCGTCGAATCCGGCGCCCAGCGCGCCGTGGTGCTCGGCGCCGGCTTCATCGGCCTCGAGGCCGCCGAGTCGCTGCGCGCCGCGGGCCTGGCCGTCGACGTCGTCGAGCTCGCCCCGCACGTCCTGCCCCCTCTCGAGCGGGAGCTCGCCACGCTCGTGCGCGACGAACTGGTCCGCCTCGGCATCGGCGTGCACGACGGCGTGGCAGCCGATCGGATCGATGACCGGCCGGATGCGGCATCCGTCGTCCTCTCGGACGGAACCGCGATCGACGCCGACCTCGTCGTGCTCTCCGTCGGCGTGCGGCCCGACACGGCCTTCGCCGAGTCGGCCGGCATCCAGACGGTGCGCGGCGCGATCGTCGTCGACGCGCGCGGCCGCACGTCGGCGGAGCGCGTGTGGGCCGCGGGTGACGCGACGCTGTCGACGGATGCCGTCACCGGCGTCTCCCGCCCGGTCGCGCTCGCCGGGCCCGCGAATCGCGCGGGCCGCCTCATCGCCGACGACATCTTCGGCATGACCGGCGCGCGGCCCATCCCCTCCGCCGCGGGCACCGCCATCATCCGGGTCGGCGAGCTGACCGCCGCAATGACCGGCGCGAATCGCGCGTCGCTCGATGCCGCCGAGATCGAGTACCGGACCCTGCACCTGCACCCGAACCAGCACGCCGGCTACTTCCCCGGCGCCGCGCCGATGCACCTCGTCGTGCACATCGCCGCGTCCGACGGGCGCCTTCTGGGCGCTCAGGCGGTCGGCGTCGAGGGCGTCGACAAGCGCATCGACGTGCTCGCCACCGCGCTGCGCGCCGGCCTCGCCGCTCCCGACCTCATCGACCTCGACCTCGCGTACTCGCCGATCTACGGCCAGGCGAAGGACGCCGTCAACCTCGTCGGCATGGTCGCCGAGAACGTCCTCAACGGGCGTCTCCGCTTGTGGTACGCCGACGAGGTCGAGCAGGTCGCCGCCGACGCGCTCGTACTCGACGTGCGCACGCGCGCCGAGTTCGCGACCGGGCACATCCCGGGTGCGCTCAACATCCCGCACACCGAGCTGCGGGACCGCCTCGACGAGGTGACGGATGCCGCGTCCGGCCGTCCCGTCCGAGTGCTGTGCGCCGCCGGTGTGCGCGCCAACATCGCGCACCGCGTGCTCGTGGGCGCCGGGTTCGACTCGGCCTCGCTCTCGGGCGGCATCCAGACCCTGCGCCAGTGGCACGGCGCCGAGATCGACCGCATCGTCCAGACCGAGGGAGTCCTCGCATGA
- a CDS encoding ATP-binding cassette domain-containing protein gives MIEFADVTKRFPDGTVAVEGFSIVMPARRTTVLVGSSGSGKTTLLRMINRMVDPTSGTVSIDGEDVAGRDPVRLRRSIGYVMQNSGLMPHFTVAENIATVPVLEGTSRREARSRALELMRTVGLDESMADRYPSQLSGGQQQRVGVARGLAADPNILLMDEPFGAVDPIVRSELQQEVIRLQRELDKTVVFVTHDIDEAFLLGDQVVILETGAHIAQVGSPSEIIEDPASGFVESFIGADRGRRALRLKQTARGTVVVDTDGRTQGALVSEADAP, from the coding sequence GTGATCGAATTCGCCGATGTCACGAAGCGGTTCCCCGACGGCACGGTCGCCGTCGAAGGGTTCAGCATCGTGATGCCCGCGCGGCGCACCACGGTGCTGGTCGGGTCGTCCGGAAGCGGCAAGACCACGCTGCTGCGAATGATCAACCGCATGGTCGATCCCACCTCCGGCACCGTCTCGATCGACGGCGAAGACGTCGCAGGGCGCGACCCCGTGCGCCTGCGGCGCAGCATCGGCTACGTCATGCAGAACTCGGGCCTCATGCCGCACTTCACGGTGGCCGAGAACATCGCCACGGTTCCCGTGCTCGAAGGCACCTCACGGCGTGAGGCGCGCAGCCGTGCGCTCGAGCTCATGCGGACGGTGGGCCTCGACGAGAGCATGGCCGACCGCTATCCGAGCCAGCTCTCGGGCGGTCAGCAGCAGCGCGTCGGCGTCGCGCGCGGGCTCGCCGCCGACCCGAACATCCTCCTGATGGACGAGCCCTTCGGCGCTGTCGACCCGATCGTGCGGTCCGAGCTGCAGCAGGAGGTCATCCGCCTGCAGCGCGAGCTCGACAAGACCGTCGTGTTCGTGACGCACGACATCGACGAGGCCTTCCTCCTGGGCGATCAGGTGGTGATCCTCGAGACGGGGGCGCACATCGCGCAGGTGGGCAGTCCGAGCGAGATCATCGAGGACCCGGCATCCGGGTTCGTCGAGTCCTTCATCGGCGCCGACCGAGGCCGACGCGCGCTGCGCCTCAAGCAGACGGCGCGCGGCACGGTCGTCGTCGACACCGACGGGCGCACGCAGGGTGCGCTGGTGTCAGAGGCGGATGCCCCGTGA
- a CDS encoding ABC transporter permease subunit, whose translation MSWVLDNLDLIWSLTLVHLRQSLIPIVLGFVISLPLGWVAWRFRLLRSPVVIVTGLLYTIPSLALLAILPGIIGVPAFSEVNLILALTIYAVALLVRSVVDGFDSVDADVRLAAVAMGFGGPRRFFAVDLPLAGPVLLAGLRVTAASTIALATVGVLVGVTNLGYLFTNGLQRRIVAEVFAGMVAVAVIALVVDLALVALGRALMPWLRTMARRRRGIRIGLEAGATT comes from the coding sequence GTGAGCTGGGTGCTCGACAACCTCGACCTCATCTGGTCGCTCACGCTCGTCCACCTGCGGCAGAGCCTCATCCCGATCGTGCTCGGCTTCGTGATCTCGCTGCCGCTCGGGTGGGTCGCGTGGCGCTTCCGCCTGCTGCGCAGCCCGGTCGTCATCGTAACGGGGCTCCTCTACACGATCCCGTCGCTGGCTCTGCTCGCGATCCTGCCCGGGATCATCGGCGTGCCCGCGTTCTCCGAGGTGAACCTGATCCTCGCGCTCACGATCTACGCCGTCGCGCTGCTCGTGCGCTCGGTCGTGGACGGGTTCGACTCCGTCGACGCCGACGTGCGCCTCGCCGCCGTCGCGATGGGCTTCGGCGGACCCCGGCGATTCTTCGCCGTCGACCTGCCGCTCGCAGGTCCCGTGCTGCTCGCGGGTCTCCGCGTCACCGCCGCGAGCACGATCGCCCTCGCCACCGTCGGCGTGCTCGTGGGCGTCACCAACCTCGGGTACCTCTTCACGAACGGTCTGCAGCGGCGAATCGTCGCGGAGGTGTTCGCAGGCATGGTCGCCGTCGCGGTCATCGCGCTCGTCGTCGATCTCGCGCTCGTGGCGCTGGGCCGTGCACTCATGCCGTGGCTGCGCACGATGGCGCGGCGGCGGCGCGGCATCCGGATCGGGCTCGAAGCAGGGGCGACGACGTGA
- a CDS encoding ABC transporter permease subunit, with translation MNLFLDAFAWLFSPERLEGPTAIPVALAQHLAYTAISVLVAAAIAVPLGWLIGHTGRGRDIAVAVSGAARAIPSFGLLVLLVMLIGVLHKPEAAVISYVLLAIPSILAGAYAGFEAIDRDVIGASRAIGMTPWQVLWRVEVPLGLPLLVAGLRAATLQVVATVTIGAYVGLGGLGQYIIAGIPLRRYDMVLGGALLVAALALVLDGLFALTQRAVVPRGVRASRAAGPGAPGSSAGAAAAASDTRPVDRSPVLT, from the coding sequence GTGAACCTCTTCCTCGACGCCTTCGCGTGGCTCTTCTCGCCCGAGCGGCTCGAGGGGCCGACGGCCATCCCGGTCGCGCTCGCACAGCACCTCGCGTACACCGCGATCTCGGTGCTCGTCGCCGCGGCGATCGCGGTGCCGCTCGGGTGGCTCATCGGCCACACGGGGCGCGGGCGCGACATCGCGGTCGCGGTCTCGGGTGCGGCGCGCGCGATCCCTTCGTTCGGGCTGCTCGTGCTGCTCGTGATGCTCATCGGCGTGCTGCACAAGCCCGAGGCGGCGGTCATCAGCTACGTGCTGCTCGCGATCCCGTCGATCCTCGCCGGCGCGTACGCGGGGTTCGAGGCGATCGACCGCGACGTCATCGGCGCGTCGCGCGCGATCGGCATGACGCCGTGGCAGGTGCTGTGGCGCGTCGAGGTGCCGCTCGGCCTGCCGCTGCTCGTCGCCGGGCTGCGGGCAGCGACGCTGCAGGTCGTGGCGACGGTCACGATCGGCGCGTACGTCGGCCTCGGCGGGCTCGGGCAGTACATCATCGCCGGCATCCCGCTGCGCCGCTACGACATGGTGCTCGGCGGCGCGCTCCTCGTCGCGGCGCTCGCCCTCGTGCTCGACGGGCTCTTCGCGCTGACGCAGCGCGCCGTCGTGCCGCGGGGCGTGCGCGCGAGTCGCGCGGCGGGTCCCGGTGCGCCCGGCTCCTCCGCAGGCGCGGCGGCCGCGGCATCCGACACCCGGCCCGTCGACCGCAGTCCCGTCCTCACGTGA
- a CDS encoding ABC transporter substrate-binding protein has product MFTRKKSRTAGALLAGTVAALVLAGCSSSDPLDPGAGGGDDTDAPSDTIVVGSQAYYSNEIIAEIYAQALENAGFEVERQFNIGQRDAYIPALENGEVDLFPEYSGNLLQFFDPETTARTSEDVYAALPDALPEGLVVLDQSTASDQDSYTVTAAFAEQYDLAAIPDLANVTEPLTLGGPPELAERPYGPTGLLETYGIEVEFTPTGDTTVEDLVAGTVNVANVFTADPRIQTEDLVVLDDPEGLFLASNVVPVANADIADQISEVINAVSAALTPEGLVALNVQSTQDQLSAEDIASQWLEENGLV; this is encoded by the coding sequence ATGTTCACACGCAAGAAGTCCCGGACCGCCGGCGCACTGCTGGCGGGCACGGTCGCGGCCCTGGTGCTCGCGGGCTGTTCGTCCAGCGATCCGCTCGACCCCGGTGCCGGCGGCGGCGACGACACGGATGCCCCGAGCGACACCATCGTCGTCGGGTCGCAGGCGTACTACTCGAACGAGATCATCGCCGAGATCTACGCCCAGGCGCTCGAGAACGCCGGCTTCGAGGTCGAGCGCCAGTTCAACATCGGCCAGCGCGACGCCTACATCCCGGCGCTCGAGAACGGCGAGGTCGACCTGTTCCCCGAGTACAGCGGCAACCTGCTGCAGTTCTTCGACCCCGAGACGACCGCGCGCACGTCCGAAGACGTGTACGCGGCGCTGCCCGACGCCCTTCCCGAGGGGCTCGTGGTGCTCGATCAGTCGACGGCGAGCGACCAGGACTCGTACACCGTCACGGCGGCGTTCGCCGAGCAGTACGACCTGGCGGCGATCCCCGACCTCGCGAATGTCACCGAGCCGCTCACGCTCGGCGGCCCGCCTGAGCTCGCCGAGCGGCCGTACGGCCCGACCGGTCTGCTCGAGACGTACGGCATCGAGGTGGAGTTCACCCCCACGGGTGACACGACCGTGGAAGACCTCGTCGCAGGGACGGTCAACGTCGCGAACGTGTTCACCGCCGACCCGCGCATCCAGACCGAGGATCTCGTCGTGCTCGACGACCCCGAGGGCCTGTTCCTCGCGTCGAACGTCGTGCCGGTGGCGAACGCCGACATCGCGGATCAGATCTCCGAGGTGATCAACGCCGTGAGCGCAGCGCTCACGCCCGAGGGCCTCGTCGCCCTCAACGTGCAGAGCACGCAGGACCAGCTCTCGGCCGAAGACATCGCGTCGCAGTGGCTGGAGGAGAACGGGCTCGTCTGA